The genomic window GGTATGGTTTCTTTTTATGTCCTCTCTCCTTTCCTCCTCTATGCGTGCAAAGGCTCTGTCTCCAAGCCTTATTGACCCCTTTGACACATAACCTATATGTGCTATCACACCCTCTGCGGGAGACTGGGTATCCTCCACAAAAAAGACGCCCCCCGAGGTCTCTATAAGCCCCCTATCCCCTACTTGACCACCCCTTTCTGCGTAAAAGGGAGTTTCCCTTAGAAACACCTCGCCCCTCTCTCCTTCCCTTAATTCAGAAACAAGCTCACCATCCTTTAACAGTGCTGTGACCTCTGTGTGTAAGCTTGTCTCTTCGTAGCCCAGAAAGGTAGAGGTTTTCCCAAGCTCCTTTAAGTGTTGATAAACAGGCTTTGTAGCCTTTACCTCTATCTTAAAGTGTTTTCTTGCCTTTTCCCTTTGCTCCTCCATTTCCCTCTGGAAGCCTTCCATATCAACCTTTAGACCCTTCTCCCTTGCCATGTCTTCGAGGAGGTCAATGGGAAAGCCATAGGTATCGTAAAGACTAAACACAAGATTTCCTGGTATAAGACCCTCTTCTGCCTTTTGAAGAATCTCTTCTGCGTAAGGCATACCTCTTTTGAGAGTGTTTATAAACCTCTCCTCCTCTGCCTTGACTACAGACTTTACAAAGGACTTTAACTGAAGAAGTTCAGGATAAGGCTCTTTCATTATGTCCACCACAAGGTCAATACCTTTATAGAGAAAAGGCTCTTCTATTCCCAGCTTGTAGCCATATCTCATGGCACGCCTTAGAATTCTTCTTATCACATAGCCCCTGCCTGCATTGGAAGGAAGAACACCATCACTTATGGCAAAGGTCAAAGCCCTAAGATGGTCCGCTATTACCCTTAGGGCACTATCTGTTTCAAAGTTTTCTCCATAAACCCTTCCAGAAAGCTCTTCACCAAAGGCTATTAGAGGTCTTATGAGGTCTATTTCAAAGTTGGTCTTTGTCCCCTGTAGCACGCTGGCAACTCTTTCAAGCCCCATACCCGTGTCTATATTAGGCTTTGGCAAAGGAGTCAGGTTTCCCCTTTCATCCCTGTTGTATTGCATAAACACAAGGTTCCATATTTCAAGGTATCTCTCTGGCTCGTATTCTGGACCCCTATCCACGTATATCTCAGAAGATGGACCGCAAGGACCCGTATCACCCATCTGCCAAAAGTTATCCTCTTCCCCCATTCTCCATATGCGGTCTTCTGGTAGTCCTATGTGTTCTCTCCATATATCAAAGGCTTCCTCGTCCTCTTTGAAAACGCTTACGAATATCCTCTCCCTTGGTATATTTAAGTGTTCGGTAACGAACTCCCAAGCGTATTCTATGGCTTCCTTTTTAAAGTAGTCTCCAAAGGAGAAGTTTCCAAGCATTTCAAAAAAGGTATGATGTCTTGAGGTAAAACCTACGCTCTCAAGGTCATTGTGCTTTCCAGAAACCCTAAGACATTTTTGACAAGAGACTGCCCTCGTGTATGGTCTTTTTTCTATGCCAAGAAAAACATCCTTAAAGGGCACCATTCCAGCGTTCACAAATAGAAGAGTTGGGTCCTTTTCTGGAACAAGGCTTGCGGACTTTACCCTCGTATGCCCCTTTTTTTCAAAGAAGCTTAAGAAAAGCTCACGAATTTCATGACCTGTCATAAGCATAGAATTATACACAAAGTGGTGCTACAGACAAGCTCCTGGGTTATATTTATTAGCATGAGTTATGTTATCAACACCATAGAAGACCTTGAGAGGATACTCAGAGAAAACCCCGAGTGGCGCGAGAGGATAAGAATCCTTATACTGGAGGAGGAGCTCAGAAGGCTTCCTGCGAGGTTTGAAAGGTTTGTAGAAGAAGAGTTCAGACCCCTAAGGGCAGACGTGGAGGTTTTGAAGGAAGATATGAAAGTAGTTAAGGGCGATGTGGAGGTGCTGAAGAGTGATGTGGAGGTGCTGAAGAGTGATGTGGAGGTGCTGAAGAGTGATGTGGAAGTGCTGAAGAGTGATGTGGAAGTGCTAAAGAGTGATGTGGGAATTCTCAAGAAAGATGTAGGAGTTCTTAAGGTAGATGTGGCAAAGCTAAGAGGAGAAAGTTTTGAAAGAAAGGTTAGAGAAAACGCACCTGCCTTCCTTGGCAGAGTTATAAGAAGACTAAGACCTATAGACAAGTTTACCCTTGCAGACATACTGGACGATGCTATAGATAGTGGTCTTATAGAGGAAGACATGAAAGACTTTGCTCTAAAGGTTGACTTTGCTGGCAAAGGAAGGCTCAAGGAAACTGGAAAGGAGGTTCATATAGCCCTTGAGGCAACTTTGACCCTTTATCCAGAGGATGTGGAAAAGGTCTTCAAGAGAGCTATGATAATCTCAAAGGCGGTTGGACAAGAAACCATTCCCGTGGTGGTTTATCTAAACGCAAAGGAAGAAGCCCTTTCCCTTGCGGAGGAAATGGGCGTTTTGGCAGTAAAGACGGTAGCGGAAGAAGCCTAAGAAAGCAATCTCTCAATTTCCTTTTTTGTCTCTTCTACGATTTCTTCGTAGCTCTTTCCTTGAGGTTTTATGGGCTTTCCAAAGACCACCTCTATCTTCGCAGGCTTTGGAAACTTATCGTATAGAGACAGGGACTGGTAAGTCCCTTTTATAGCGGTAGGCACCACAGGAACCTCAAGCTCCTTGCTAAGTATGGCAAAGCCCTTTCTAAAGGGTAGAAGTTTTCCGTCCCTCGTCCTTGCTCCTTCTGGAAAGATAACCACCACCCTACCAAGCCTCAAAGCCCATGCGGTTTTTTGAAGAGACTCTTTTAGCCTTTTGTCTAAGTTAACCGTTATCACATGGGCAAGCCTACCAAAAACTGCACTCACAGGATTTCTAAAGTATTCTTCCGCTCCAAGGAAGTAGGTTTTGAGGGCTATATCTTGTGGCAGTGCACAAGCCAATACAAAACCATCTAAATAGCTGGCATGATTTGGTGCAAGTATAAAGGGTGGTTCAGGCAAGTTTTCAAGCCCATGAACCTCAAGGCGGTTGTATAGTTTAAAAAAGGTCTTGAGAACTAACCTGCCTGTGCTGAAGGCAAAAGTATATTCTTTTAACTGGTATGGCTCTCCCTTGAGAAGTATATCCTTCCAATGGACTTCTGAAAGCTCAAGCCTTTCTTTCCTCTCGGATACAAGCCTTACCACATCCTGCACCCTGGGATTGTTTATTAGGTCTTCTTCCCACAGGGAGACCCCAAAGGTAGATTCAAGAAAGCTCAGAAACTCCACCTTTCCTAAGGAGTCTAATCCAAGGTCAAGCTCAAGATGGTGGTATCCTTTTACTTCTCTTTGAGTTAGCCCTCGTAAAAAGGACCTTATAGTCTGACCCTCTTGAGTGTTCATTATATGGTCTTCCTGTCCCTCTTTGCTATAGGCTTCTGTGGACTGATATATCTGAGGAAGTAAAAATCTCCTTAGTTTTCCAAGTCTTGTCTTTGGAAGCTCTTCCTTCACCACCCTAAACCCTGTTATCCTTTTCCATTCTGGAAGTTTCTGGTTTACCCGGTCTATGACCTGCCAGCGGACAAACTCCTCTATGTTAACAATACCCTCTTTCCTCAAAGTTTCAAAGTCTGGCAGGACAAGAGCCTTTACTGTTCCGTCCACCTCAAGCACCGCTACTTCCCTTATAGCCCTTCCCTCTCTCATTATCAGAGCTTCCAGCTCTTCAGGGTTTACCTTCTTCCCACCAGAAAGCACAAGAATCTCTTTTTTTCTGCCTGTTATGTATAGATAGCCCTCCTTGTCAAGGTATCCAAGGTCTCCAGTGAGAAGCCAACCGTCCTTGAAAGCCCTCTGTGTCTCTTCTGGCTTTTTGTAGTAGCCCTGCATTACGTTCACACCACGCACGAGCACCTCACCCTCTTCGCTAATCTTTACATAAACCTCCTCTATTGGCAGTCCCACAGAGCCAAGTTTTGGCTTCTGAGGCGGATTAAAGGAGACTATTGGAGATGTCTCAGTAAGTCCATAGCCTTC from Hydrogenobacter sp. T-8 includes these protein-coding regions:
- the alaS gene encoding alanine--tRNA ligase; translation: MLMTGHEIRELFLSFFEKKGHTRVKSASLVPEKDPTLLFVNAGMVPFKDVFLGIEKRPYTRAVSCQKCLRVSGKHNDLESVGFTSRHHTFFEMLGNFSFGDYFKKEAIEYAWEFVTEHLNIPRERIFVSVFKEDEEAFDIWREHIGLPEDRIWRMGEEDNFWQMGDTGPCGPSSEIYVDRGPEYEPERYLEIWNLVFMQYNRDERGNLTPLPKPNIDTGMGLERVASVLQGTKTNFEIDLIRPLIAFGEELSGRVYGENFETDSALRVIADHLRALTFAISDGVLPSNAGRGYVIRRILRRAMRYGYKLGIEEPFLYKGIDLVVDIMKEPYPELLQLKSFVKSVVKAEEERFINTLKRGMPYAEEILQKAEEGLIPGNLVFSLYDTYGFPIDLLEDMAREKGLKVDMEGFQREMEEQREKARKHFKIEVKATKPVYQHLKELGKTSTFLGYEETSLHTEVTALLKDGELVSELREGERGEVFLRETPFYAERGGQVGDRGLIETSGGVFFVEDTQSPAEGVIAHIGYVSKGSIRLGDRAFARIEEERREDIKRNHTATHLLHSALREVLGEHVRQAGSLVADQYLRFDFTHFQPLTEEEIRKVEELVNLQIMKNQPVLVEEMDYQSAIRSGAIAIFEEKYGERVRVLSVGDFSKELCGGTHVKRTGDIGYFMIVSESSVGAGVRRIIAKTGRWAVEHAFEERRRILEIARSLGVSSEDIPKAVQRLTEELREKEREISRLKEKLLAGSSLSEVKKEKVGEIDLYFGVLEEVEPKDMLVLADRIRNNTDRAVVFLLSKRGEKASCLIALSKELTDRLSAKELMKEVSKHLGGGGGGRDDLVQGGVNSLDGLQTAIEGLKSVIIERFMEVRG
- a CDS encoding AMP-binding protein, producing MKLLLEEGVILPELEDHRKTALVKGKQSISYSELIENISSFATLVDILPGERVLVCSENRPEWVYALYGAWQRGGVVVPVDFMSSVDEILYILKETEPAVVFCSQQTESSVKKALQRSGIEPLFYNFDALILPKPHGKSMSRSLSETALILYTSGTTGQPKGVMLSFKNLLSNIRAIEKVGVAGKEDRTLALLPFHHSYPLMVTLLVPLYLGATVVFIEKLSSEELLKALREHKITILVGVPRLYQLLHQRMMEGLRANAIGRLLFMLSPYMTRGLRKLVFVKAHRALGRKIKYMVSGGAKLPLEIAFDLNRLGFTILEGYGLTETSPIVSFNPPQKPKLGSVGLPIEEVYVKISEEGEVLVRGVNVMQGYYKKPEETQRAFKDGWLLTGDLGYLDKEGYLYITGRKKEILVLSGGKKVNPEELEALIMREGRAIREVAVLEVDGTVKALVLPDFETLRKEGIVNIEEFVRWQVIDRVNQKLPEWKRITGFRVVKEELPKTRLGKLRRFLLPQIYQSTEAYSKEGQEDHIMNTQEGQTIRSFLRGLTQREVKGYHHLELDLGLDSLGKVEFLSFLESTFGVSLWEEDLINNPRVQDVVRLVSERKERLELSEVHWKDILLKGEPYQLKEYTFAFSTGRLVLKTFFKLYNRLEVHGLENLPEPPFILAPNHASYLDGFVLACALPQDIALKTYFLGAEEYFRNPVSAVFGRLAHVITVNLDKRLKESLQKTAWALRLGRVVVIFPEGARTRDGKLLPFRKGFAILSKELEVPVVPTAIKGTYQSLSLYDKFPKPAKIEVVFGKPIKPQGKSYEEIVEETKKEIERLLS